The segment GCTACGACGCGCTGTTCCGCGACGGCGTGATCGAGGTCGGGTGCATGGCGCACGCGCGGCGCAAGTTCCACGCGCTGCATGTGAACCATCAGAGCGAGATCGCCGCCGAGGCGCTCGAGCTCTACGGCGCGCTCTATGGCGTCGAGCGCGAAGCGAAGGAACTCGCGCTCGATGCATAAGGGCGGCGGGAACTGCGACAGCGCAAGGCAAAGCCCGTGGCGGAGGCGCTGCAGGCATGGCTCGAGCGCAAACTCGCCCAGGTGCCGGAGGGCTCGGCGACCGCCAAGGCGATCCTCTACAGCCTGCGCCGCTGGCCGGCGCTGACGCGTTACCTCGACGACGGCGATCTGCCGATCGACAACAACTGGGTCGAGAGCCGCATCCGCCCGATCGCGCTCGGCCGCAATTATCCTCAGCTCTCGATTATGCACGGTTGCACTTCAGCGCGAGCGAGTCGGGGCAATTTTAATAGTCGTTTTGAGGTGCGGGCTGCGTAAGTTGCCGTGCATAACTTCGAGTGCTCTCCTTCCGGTGTTCTACCACCCGAAGGAGTGCCGACATGTCCGATCTTGCCAAGCCGAGACTTACGCGCGCTACCCACGACTGGTTTTCGGGATCACCGCTGGAGTCCACCGCTGACGCCTACGTTCAGCATCTTGTTGACCTTGGTTACGCGCCCGGATCGATTCGAAGCTATGTAGTGACTATCGCGCATTTCGCGCATTGGCTCGTTGCGAGTCGTTTTGTCCTTACTGATATTGATGAGACGACGGTTGATGGTTTCATCGACCGGCATTTGCCGCATTGCCGATGTGCGCTGTGTCTACCTCGATTGCGTCATTACGTGCGACCGGCGCTAAGGCATCTGTTGAAGATGCTTCGCACAGCTCGGTTGATTCCGCCACAGTTGTCGACCGACCCACCTGCAATCAGTCACGACCTGTGCGAGTTCGAACGCCATATGACGGAGGTGCGCGGACTGGTCCCTGTAACGTGCAATGTACGGGTAACTCGCGTGCGTGCATTCTTACTCGACCGATTCGGCGTACGCCCTATTCGCCTCAGTTCTCTGCGGCGACAAGATGTGATCGGATTCTTCGCCAAGTCTACCGCCAACTGGAAGCCCTCATCCAAGCAGGGCATGGCTGACGCGCTGCGCAGCTATTCTCGCTTCGAGGCCATTTCAGGCGAGCCAACAACCACGCTGAGCGCCGCGATTCCTCGGATTGCGCAGTGGCGACTCGCGACTTTGCCAAAATCCTTATCACCGTCCGAACTCACACGGCTTCTGCTCGCGTTTGATCGCACGTGCGCGACGGGCAAGCGCGACTACGCAATCACCCGATGCTTCGCGGATCTGGGCCTGCGCACGGCAGAGGTTGCGCGGCTGGAGTTGGGTGATATCGATTGGCTCGCGGGCACGCTGCGCATTCGCGGCAAGGGGCGGCGCGTGGACACACTGCCGTTGCCGTCCACGACAGGCCAAGCCATCGTGGCCTACCTACAGCATGGCCGCCCCGATTCGGGCGCGCGCGCTCTCTTCCTGCGTCACCGACCGCCGGTCGGTCAGCCGGCCACGCGTTGTATCGTGCGCAGCGCAGTGCGATACGCAGCTGCACGCTGCGGGCTCGAAGCCCGTGTCGGTGGCCCACATGTACTGCGCCATTCCGTCGCCACCCGACTCGTGCAGGGCGGAGCCACACTCAAAGAGATCGCCGATGTGCTGCGTCATCGCTGTCTTGTCACCTCGGCGATCTACGCCAAGGTCGATCTGCCGACGCTGTCGCGCGTGGCCATGCCATGGCCTGGAAGCCGCTCATGAACGCTCAACGTACCATGAGATCGAAGGTTCAAGCGTATCTCGCCGAGCGTCGCCTGGCCGGTTTCGATCTGAGCATCGACGCCCAGCAACTCGCGCGGTTTGCTCGCTTCACCGACGATACCGGCTACCGCGGAGCCCTCACCGTCGCCATTGCCAGTCGCTGGGCGCTTGCGTCAGAACATGGACGGCGTCTGGCCGCCGCGCGCCGTGTCGAAGTACTGCGCGGCTTTGCTCGATACTGCCTCTCATTTGAGCCTGGCACTGAGATTCCGCCACGGCTCCTCTTTGGCCCCAGTCATCGACGCCTCACGCCGCATATCTACACGGTCGCTGAGATCCGCACCTTGCTTCACGCAGCGTCGACCTTGACACCCGTCGGCGGTCTGTGCGCGGCAGCATGCGCCACGCTATTTGGGCTCATTGCTGCCACGGGCTTGCGCATCTCGGAAGCGGCCGGATTGAAGCGCGCCGACGTCGATCTGCCGCGCAAGTGTCTGCACGTCCGAGAGGGCAAATACCACAAGTCGAGATTCGTTCCGCTACATTCGACGACCGCCCAGGCGCTGCAACGTTATGCCCGGCGACGCGATCTCGATCCGCTGACTCATGATCGTGACGACTTCTTTGCCTTCGACTATGGCCGCGCCGCGAGCGCCCAAAATATTCATCACGCCTTCAAGGTTCTGCGCCGACAGCTCGGCTGGAGCGCCCGCG is part of the Planctomycetia bacterium genome and harbors:
- a CDS encoding site-specific integrase, whose product is MSDLAKPRLTRATHDWFSGSPLESTADAYVQHLVDLGYAPGSIRSYVVTIAHFAHWLVASRFVLTDIDETTVDGFIDRHLPHCRCALCLPRLRHYVRPALRHLLKMLRTARLIPPQLSTDPPAISHDLCEFERHMTEVRGLVPVTCNVRVTRVRAFLLDRFGVRPIRLSSLRRQDVIGFFAKSTANWKPSSKQGMADALRSYSRFEAISGEPTTTLSAAIPRIAQWRLATLPKSLSPSELTRLLLAFDRTCATGKRDYAITRCFADLGLRTAEVARLELGDIDWLAGTLRIRGKGRRVDTLPLPSTTGQAIVAYLQHGRPDSGARALFLRHRPPVGQPATRCIVRSAVRYAAARCGLEARVGGPHVLRHSVATRLVQGGATLKEIADVLRHRCLVTSAIYAKVDLPTLSRVAMPWPGSRS
- a CDS encoding tyrosine-type recombinase/integrase, with translation MNAQRTMRSKVQAYLAERRLAGFDLSIDAQQLARFARFTDDTGYRGALTVAIASRWALASEHGRRLAAARRVEVLRGFARYCLSFEPGTEIPPRLLFGPSHRRLTPHIYTVAEIRTLLHAASTLTPVGGLCAAACATLFGLIAATGLRISEAAGLKRADVDLPRKCLHVREGKYHKSRFVPLHSTTAQALQRYARRRDLDPLTHDRDDFFAFDYGRAASAQNIHHAFKVLRRQLGWSARGAHRLVRIHDLRHTFITRRL